Proteins found in one Phycodurus eques isolate BA_2022a chromosome 18, UOR_Pequ_1.1, whole genome shotgun sequence genomic segment:
- the fam184ab gene encoding protein FAM184A isoform X3 — MATGSGWQQYYCPAGQGKYTSSSSSSSSTSSSSFQSGLAMEYTQDLHLKMSKKIAQLTKVIYALNTKNDEHEAAIATLKEAHEEEVQQILSETREKILQYKSKISDEMDLKRRIQSLEESMELHERMKRQALAEFDNYRQRVEDLQLCTEAQHTQRVVSMSREVEEMRRSFEEKLRTFGQTQAQSEQEKKVALEELKGQHRQEVQELLRSHQSHNANYSKDQEKLGQLHKAEVDSLAERVEELKQDKKKLVDEYEAKLGKAQAFYERELEAMKRTQQLTADNLLAWKRTEAELRREFQTQEAALQKTLGKLRTELARVTDEAREHRERSHKLQASLAASENAVKELSKQLDEVTQNSEIVEIRQKEAECELEAARDRVQQQATEILLKASQISSLQATQMTQEAAVRDLDNERSRLKDKVLRLEEEREALHGQSRALDDRHKQQLQSLQKTLREEKASHEKDMSGLRARYEEESGQTKENQARVLDEVAKKHRAALENALGGAEKDKNRLLAELEQQFERERHTLEEQRSVLLQELEQLREEMSSKLHAADQEVCRLQQQAQEGEKDMGAAERQMATMKQAQDKLLEELDATRGRLRETSNLLTALQGELEVQTRQHEAKVISTKEEEKHKMDKMALELELKWTETLRQECKKLREELREEHEADKAAALSQLARNKEQEMNNARESWQRRVDDLLEQISLLKQSLEMQLSQSQSSLQQLQQQFSQEREHLRTQLDELQTEHQRRHQRLHEAQCCALQDIEHARQRDIKELEERLRQHHHAELQSLREAHRHSVETLKQQSEQELQTLRFELEDEGKAMLASLRSELNHIHASAIEHLRQNHQQEVTVAKKELEKTVEKTRLQERELLGRVAELQEEVTRRKKHIAQLDHQIHTLNENISSLTKELELKGKEVLKIRSEANQQIRAHEQELQKRHEREVSELNAMHSRETHNMLVDFNKAQEVLKDKISALQILLEGTEEKFRNRESRPEDLQMIAELKDMVSERESLVKKLVDDKKFYQLELVNRESNFNKVFNASPNVGVINPLIKPS; from the exons ATGGCGACTGGGTCGGGTTGGCAGCAGTATTACTGCCCTGCCGGTCAGGGGAAATACACTTCGTcttcctcgtcgtcgtcgtccacgTCCTCGTCCTCCTTCCAGTCCGGCCTGGCCATGGAGTACACCCAAGACCTGCACCTGAAGATGAGCAAGAAGATCGCCCAGCTGACCAAG GTGATCTACGCGCTCAACACCAAGAACGACGAGCACGAAGCGGCCATCGCCACCCTGAAGGAGGCTCACGAGGAGGAGGTGCAGCAAATCCTCTCCGAGACCAGAGAGAAGATTTTACAG TACAAGAGCAAGATCAGCGACGAGATGGACCTGAAGAGACGCATCCAGTCCCTGGAGGAGTCCATGGAGCTGCACGAGAGGATGAAGAGGCAAGCGCTGGCCGAGTTTGACAACTACCGGCAGCGGGTGGAGGACCTGCAGCTGTGCACCGAGGCGCAG CACACGCAACGGGTGGTGTCCATGTCGCGCGAGGTGGAGGAGATGCGGCGCTCGTTCGAGGAGAAGCTGCGCACCTTCGGCCAGACGCAGGCGCAGTCCGAGCAGGAGAAGAAGGTGGCGCTAGAGGAGCTGAAGGGCCAGCATCGGCAGGAGGTCCAGGAGCTCCTCCGCAGCCACCAGAGTCACAACGCCAACTACAGCAAAGACCAGGAGAAGCTGGGCCAGCTGCACAAAGCCGAG GTGGATTCTCTGGCGGAGCGAGTGGAAGAACTCAAACAGGACAAGAAGAAACTGGTGGACGAGTATGAGGCCAAACTCGGCAAG GCTCAGGCCTTCTACGAGCGGGAACTGGAGGCCATGAAGCGAACGCAGCAGCTGACGGCCGACAACCTCCTGGCGTGGAAGCGCACCGAGGCCGAGCTGCGCCGCGAGTTCCAGACGCAGGAGGCGGCGCTGCAGAAGACTCTGGGCAAGCTCCGGACCGAGCTGGCCCGCGTCACCGACGAGGCCCGCGAGCACCGCGAACGCTCGCACAAGCTGCAGGCCTCGCTCGCCGCCTCCGAGAACGCCGTCAAG GAGCTGAGCAAGCAGCTGGACGAGGTGACGCAGAATTCCGAGATCGTGGAGATCCGTCAAAAGGAGGCCGAGTGCGAGCTGGAGGCGGCCCGGGATCGAGTTCAGCAGCAGGCCACCGAGATCCTCCTCAAAGCCA GTCAGATCAGCAGCCTGCAGGCCACCCAGATGACTCAGGAGGCGGCCGTGCGCGACCTGGACAACGAGCGCAGCCGTCTGAAGGACAAGGTGCTGAGGCTGGAGGAGGAGCGAGAGGCGCTGCACGGCCAGAGCCGAGCGCTGGACGACAGGCACAAGCAGCAGCTGCAGTCCTTGCAGAAG ACGCTGCGCGAGGAGAAGGCGTCTCACGAGAAGGACATGAGCGGCCTGCGCGCTCGCTACGAGGAGGAGAGCGGCCAGACCAAGGAGAACCAGGCCCGGGTTCTGGACGAGGTGGCCAAGAAGCACCGGGCCGCGCTGGAGAACGCGCTCGGCGGGGCGGAGAAGGACAAAAACAGACTGTTGGCT GAGCTGGAGCAGCAGTTTGAGCGAGAGCGCCACACGCTGGAGGAGCAGAGAAGTGTCCTGCTGCAGGAGCTGGAGCAGCTGAGGGAGGAAATGAGCTCCAAGCTCCACGCCGCCGACCAAGAG GTGTGCCGTCTGCAGCAGCAGGCGCAGGAGGGCGAGAAGGACATGGGCGCGGCCGAGCGGCAGATGGCCACCATGAAGCAGGCGCAGGACAAACTGCTGGAGGAGCTCGACGCCACCAGGGGACGGCTGAGGGAGACCAGCAACCTGCTCACCGCCCTGCAG ggagAGCTGGAGGTCCAAACGCGTCAACATGAAGCCAAAGTCATCAGCACCAAAGAGGAAGAGAAGCATAAGATGGATAAGATGGCTTTGGAGCTGGAACTTAAGTGGACGGAGACCCTCAG GCAGGAATGCAAGAAGCTCCGCGAGGAGCTGCGAGAGGAGCACGAGGCGGACAAAGCGGCGGCGTTGAGCCAGCTGGCCCGCAACAAGGAGCAGGAAATGAACAACGCCCGAGAGAGCTGGCAGAGGAGAGTGGACGACCTGCTGGAACAG ATCTCCTTGCTGAAGCAGAGTCTGGAGATGCAGCTGTCGCAATCGCAGTCGTCGCTGCAGCAGCTTCAGCAGCAGTTCAGCCAGGAGCGGGAGCACCTGCGCACGCAGCTGGACGAACTGCAGACGGAGCACCAGCGCAGACACCAGCGGCTGCACGAGGCGCAGTGTTGCGCCCTGCAGGACATCGAGCACGCGCGACAACGCGACATCAAG GAGCTGGAGGAGCGTCTGCGCCAGCACCACCACGCCGAGCTGCAGTCGCTGCGGGAGGCCCACCGGCACAGCGTGGAGACCCTCAAGCAGCAGTCGGAGCAGGAGCTGCAGACGCTGCGCTTCGAGCTGGAGGACGAGGGCAAGGCCATGCTGG CATCTCTGCGATCGGAGCTGAACCACATTCACGCGTCGGCCATCGAGCACCTGCGACAAAACCACCAACAGGAAGTGACGGTCGCCAAGAAGGAACTGGAAAAGACGGTGGAGAAAACCCGCCTCCAG GAGCGCGAGCTGCTGGGCCGCGTGGCCGAGCTGCAGGAGGAGGTGACGCGCAGGAAGAAGCACATCGCTCAGCTGGACCACCAAATCCACACGCTCAACGAGAACATCAGCAGCCTCACCAAGGAGCTGGAGCTCAAAGGCAAGGAGGTGCTCAAGATACGCAGCGAGGCCAACCAGCAGATCAG gGCTCACGAGCAGGAGCTGCAGAAGCGTCACGAGCGCGAAGTGTCCGAGCTGAACGCCATGCACAGCAGAGAGACGCACAACATGTTGGTGGACTTCAACAAGGCGCAGGAGGTCCTCAAGGACAAGATCTCTGCCCTGCAAATTCT